TGCCATTTTGGTTGTTTTTGTTAATGCCAGTAACTATTTGGAAATAAGAGGCGATTTCCTTCACTTAAAACAAACTAACTAACAAAATTCATGTATAATATTGATCATGATGGAGAATAAAATGCCACACACACCATCGGTGGCATCATATCTATTTCCTTAATATGGTTCTgattaaaacaaaattattttgcACTACATTagtttcccccttgttttctCATTTATTTCTTGTACATGGCTGTGAACTAGTTTAAGCTGACTAGCAATATGTTTACAATGCAGctaaaggaaagagaaaacagaCTGAAGGAGATAGTGATGATATAACTGGATGGCGGAAGAAACAGCTAGATGAAGACCGCGCAAAGAAACTTCGTCAAGGACAAGGCCGTGATGAGCAGGATGGCCAGTATAAGAATGGCCAAGCTGGCGAAGGAGAATCTTATGGTTCCTTAGGAAAAGATGGATCtttgggaagaggaggagccaaCAGAGATGGGAAGATGGGACAGTTTGCTGGGGTGGGGACAGACATGGGAGGAGGGCATGAGTTCTCTGGATTTGCTGGTGGTAGTAGTGAACATATGGGACATACTGGAAATGGTGCTGGTGGAGGAATGGGTGGTTTGGGTGGCATGGGTTCACTGCATGGTAAAGATGCTATGTTAGGTGGCACAGGAACTGGATCTGGAGGTGCAGGTGGACTGCAAACTTCAGGTGGTTCCACACTTAATGGAGCAAGTGGGCCAGGAGCTGGGtttggtggtgctggtggagtaGGTGGCCTCTATGGCAAGGATGGGATGGTAGGTGGAGCTGGTGCTGGTGGAGTAGGTGGACTCTACGGCAAGGATGGGATGCTAGGTGGAGCTGGTGCTGGGGGAGCTGGCAGTGCTGGCAGAGAAGGTGGACTTTATGGTAAGGATGGCATGCTTGGTGgaggtggtggtgctggtggagtaGGGGGACTTTATGGCAAGGATGGGATGCTAGGGGGAGCTGGTGCTGGTGGAGTAGGTGGACTCTACGGCAAGGATGGGATGCTAGGTGGAGCTGGTGCTGGGGGAGCTGGCGGTGCTGGGGGAGTAGGTGGACTTTATGGGAAGGATGGTATGTTAGGTGgagctggtggtgctggtggagcAGGTGGACTCTACGGCAAGGATGGGATGCTAGGTGGAGCTGGTGCTGGTGGAGCAGGTGGACTCTATGGCAAGGATGGGATGctagctggagctggagctgggggAGCTGGTGGTGCTGGTGTAGGTGGATTTTATGGTAAGGATGGTATGTTAggtggtgctggtgctggtggagctggtggtgctggtggacTTCATGGCAAGGATGGGGTGCTAGGTggagctggggctggtggagctGGTTGTCCTGGTGGATTTGGGGGACATTATGGCCAGGATGGTATGTTAGGTGGTGCTGGTGGACCTGGCAGTGCTGGTGGAGTAGGTGGACTTTATGGGAAGGATGGTATGTTAGGTGgagctggtggtgctggtggagcAGGTGGACTCTACGGCAAGGATGGGATGCTAGGTGGAGCTGGTGCTGGTGGAGCAGGTGGACTCTATGGCAAGGATGGGATGctagctggagctggagctgggggAGCTGGTGGTGCTGGTGTAGGTGGATTTTATGGTAAGGATGGTATGTTAggtggtgctggtgctggtggagctggtggtgctggtggacTTCATGGCAAGGATGGGGTGCTAGGTggagctggggctggtggagctGGTTGTCCTGGTGGATTTGGGGGACATTATGGCCAGGATGGTATGTTAGGTGGTGCTGGTGGACCTGGCAGTGCTGGTGGAGTAGGTGGACTTTATGGTAAGGATGGTATGTTAGGTGGAGCTGgtgctggtggtgctggtggatTTGGGGGACTTTATGGCAAGGATGGTATGTTAGGTGGAGCTGGTGCTGGTGGAGCCACCGGTGCTGGTGGAGTAGGGGGACTTTATGGCAAGGATGGGATGCTAGGTGGAGCTGGTGCTGGTGGAcctggtggtgctggtggagtaGGGGGAACTTATGGTAAGGATGGTATGTTAGGTGGAGCTGGCACTGAGGGTGCTGGTGGAGTGGGTGGACTTTACGGGAAAGATGGTTTTCTAGGTGGAGCTGGTGGACTTGATGGTGCTGGTGGAGTAGGTGGACTTTGTGGCAAAGACGGTCTGCCAATTGGAGCTGGTCAActtggtggtgctggtggagtaGGTGGACTGTATGGGAAGGATGGTTTCTTAGGcagtggtggtgctggtggaatgggtggtgctggtggtgtAGGAGGTCCTTATGGTAAGGATGGAATGCTAGGCAGAACTGGACCTGACGGAcctggtggtgctggtggagtaGGTGGACTCTACGGCAAGGATGGGATGCTAGGTGGAGCTGGAGCTGGCGGACCTGGTGGGATTGGTGGAGTAGGTGGAGTAGGTGGTGCTGGTGGAGTAGGTGGACTTTATGGCCAGGATGGTATGTTAGCTGGTGCTGGTGGACCTGGTGGTGCAGGTGGAATAGGGGGACTTTATGGCAAGGATGGAATGCTAGGTGGAGCTGGTGCTGGTGGAcctggtggtgctggtggagtaGGGGGACTTTATGGGAAGGATGGAATGCTAGGTGGAGCTGGTGCTGGTGGAcctggtggtgctggtggagtaGGGGGACTTTATGGGAAGGATGGAATGCTAGGTGGAGCTGGTGCTGGCAGAGTAGGTGGTGCTGGTGGAGTAGGGGGACTTTATGGGAAGGATGGAATGCTAGGTGGAGCTGGTGCTGGTGGAcctggtggtgctggtggagtaGGGGGACTTTATGGGAAGGATGGAATGCTAGGTGGAGCTGGTATTGGCGGACCTGGTGGTACTGGTGGAGTAGGTGGACTTTATGGCAAGGATGGAATGCTAGATGGAGCTGGTGCTGGCGGAcctggtggtgctggtggagtaGGGGGACTTTATGGCAAGGATGGTGTGTTAGGTGGAGCTGGTGCTGGTGGAGTAGGGGGACTTTATGGTAAGGATGGTGTTTTAGGTGgagctggtgctggtgctggtgctggtgctggcgGACCTGGTGGTACTGGTGGAGTAGGGGGACTATATGGTCAGGATGGTGTGTTAGGTGGAGCTGGTGCTGGTGGACTTGGTGGTACTGGTGGAGTAGGTGGACTTTATGATAAGGATGGTGTTTTAGGTGGAGCTGGTGCTGGTGGAcctggtggtgctggtggagtaGGTGGACTTCATGGCAAGGATGGTATGTTAGCTGGAACTGCTGCTGGCGGAcctggtggtgctggtggagcTGGCGGTGCTGGTGGAGTAGGTGGACTCTATGGCAAGGATGGGATGCTAGGTGGAGCCGGTGCTGGGGTAACTGGCGGTGCTGGGGGAGTAGGTGGACTTTATGGTCAGGATGGTGTGTTAGGTGgagctggtggtgctggtggagtaGGTGGACTCTACGGCAAGGATGGGGTGCTAAGTGGAGCTGGTGCTGGGGGAGCCGGCAGTGCTGGGGGAGTAGGTGGACTTTATGGTAAGGATGGTATGttagctggagctggagctggagctggagctggcgGACCTGGCGGTGCTGGTGGGgttggtggtgctggtggagtaGGGGGACTTTATGGCAAGGATGGGATGCTAGGTGGAGCTGGTGCTGGCGGActtggtggtgctggtggtgctggtggagtaGGTGGACTTTATGGCAAGGATGGTATGTTAGGTGGAGCTGGTGCTGGCGGACCTGGTGGTGCTGGCGGCATTGGTGGGCTCTATGGTAAGGATGGAATGCCAAGTCGACCAGGCATTGGTGGACTTGGTGGTGCTGGTGGCACAGACAGGCTGCTTGACAGTACTGGTGTTTCTGGTGCAGAAGGTATGAGAGGTCATCATGGTAAGGATGGTGTGCTTCCTGGGGTTGGTGGTGTTGGGTTAAGAGGTGTAGGGAGCACCGGTGACCTTTATGGTCAGGCAAGTACTTTACATGGAACTGAGGGTGGTGGTGCTGGCACTGAATTAGGAGGCATGGGTGGCATGATGGATCGAACTGGCGGAGCTGGCACCAAGTATGGTGTATCAGGTGAGGGTTATGGTGAAGGAGGGATAGGTAAGGATGGCAGGGTTAGTGGAACTGGTGCTGGTGGTCTTAGTGGTGAAGGATGGTTGGATGGTAGGGATGGTAGGCTAGGTGGATTTGGTGTTGGTCCAGGAGTTAGAGGTGTTGATGGATCCCTGTATGAGAATATGTCAGGCATTCCTGGTGAAGAGTTCCTAGGCTATGGACAGTCTTCTGGCCTTTCTGACGCTGGAACCCATGCTGGTGACAGAAGAAGACAGCTGTCTAACTTAGATGCCAGTCAACTTACTTCATCTGATATTTCAAGAACCAGGGacaggaaagggagaggaggaagtcTTCTTGAAGAGGATGTGAGaggtatttatatatttatgaacacagtaagcccacaacttttgCTCACTTCTTTTTTTTACGTGACCACAACCTTATGCAGGAGatcaaaaatatatatgtaaattgGAAAAATGTGGGGGGAATTCAAatacgcttttttaaaaaattcagaaaaaagCAAGAGAGCAGGGAACAACAGTTGGCAATCCCATCAGCCTTTGTACTCACCCTGGGAGAGTGTTTGAGCGTCTTTAGAGAGTTGGAGTTAGAGAACCAGATAATGAGATAGGGCACAGAGAGCAAGCAAATGTGGTCTGAGAGTGAGTGGAGGGTCATCTGAGAATTCCTGGCTTTATGTGTTTTTGCCGGACCTTcatgtaagttgcaggcttactgtaattTATTGTGTccctgtttcatttatttgtgtttataacatttctcatgtttttaaagatgttttcTTTAATAGTCTCTTCTATCTCTTTTGTTTGCACAGAATCACATCCCCGTTTCAACCAAGGGTTATTTGACCTCCATGCACCAAAAGGAAAACCAGCTGTGTTAACTTGCAGCCTCAACAATGACCAGCTTGAGGGAACTTGGTTTAAAGATGGGTTCAAGGTAACTTGAAAGCAGTAAACTTCTCAAGAATGTATTTTTAGTCTTATACTCATCTTTTTCACTTTAATTTTTTATCTTGAAATAAAGCTTCCATAATGCAGACAACAAGCAGGAGGAACACAATGCCTAACTTTGCCTCTTGTTGTTATCAACCAAAGATGGGTCATGTCTAAAACCAGTTTAGAAAAAAATAGCTGACTttatgactctctctctctctgtttgctgTAATGGTCCATGTAATTTCTGAGAGAGAATATTTCTTTACCTTCTGTCTACCTCCCCACAAGATAACAGGCCAGGATGGAATCTCCATTGAGAAGGAGGGCCCAGTCCACAAACTATTAATAGATGAAGTACAAGATAGCCATGCTGGAAAATACAAATTCGAAGCTGGAGGAGTCCGAACAGAAGCATCTATTTTTGTTGAAGGCAAGTCTAATCAAGCCTAGTAGAGAAAATGGTGCTAAAATTGCTACTGGTTGAATTATGCTCTTAGTATTATATGATTTTGTGGGACATATAGTGCTGGAAAACATGATGAAGTGTCTGAATTAACAATCCACATAAACCAGATCTCATTGTctcaaaagcagagagagagaaccttgGTCATTTCAGAATGGCTCTGCTAAACTAATCCTCCCCAGTTGCTTTGATTGCGAATTACCCTTCCTCCTTACTTCCCTACAGTGGCTCTCTATCACATCTAGTTCTTCCCCTTTTTCTCCCATGACTTTTCCATCATTTCTATGGCACTTCTTCCCATGCCACCTGCTGTCCAAATGTttactttcccttccttttttatttctctttccctcATTGACCTCTGTACCTTCTTCCACATTGTTGTACAGCACTTGCAGCAGCTCTGTAATCTTGACTCACTTAGATACCTTCTGAGAATTCATATTTTtaacacttaaaaataataatcagactaGGCTCATTGCTTGCTATTCCTCTGTTTCTTTACTCCCTACATTACAGTTGCAGTGCTGCCTGCTACCTTAGCTACCACTTAGCTTCTGAccctgttccccatccctgggatctattacagtttgtttgtatGTCCTCTGTGTGAAGACTGCATCACTTGTACTAAGCACACTATCagcagtaaaacatcaaatactTGCATTAGTGACAAATGACTTTCGTTGTCAGTAAGTTTTCAGTGAGGTGCACTTTGAAAGAGTAAGAATTCTGTGAATTCTgaggtagtggttaagagtggtagacttgtaatttggcgaaccgggttcgcatctccgctcctccacatgcagctgctgggtgaccttgggccagtcacacttctttgaagtctctcagccccactcacctcacagagtgtttgttgtgggggaggaagggaaaggagaatgttagccactttgagactccttcgggtagtgataaagtgggatatgaaatccaaactcttcttcttcttcttcattggcaAAATATTAGGCGTCACTATTTCCTGTGGGCTCGTGGGttatttaaaagaataataaGCGCAGAGCATCCATATTTTGGGGCTAGTTCATATACCTCTTATTTCTatgtgcagaccctccaaatgttgactCTGCTCTTCTGGAAAAACTGAAGAAGGAACCTATAGTAGTAAAGGCAGGAAAGAATGCCATAGTGAAGATCCCATTTGAAGGCCGGAAGCCAGTCAGATCAACTTGGCTAAAGGATGAAGGAGAACTTCTGGATGATGCCAGGATCAGCACTGACTATTCAGACAACTTCACCCGACTCTCCATATCCAGTGCTAATCGGAAGGACTGTGGTGATTATAAAGTGAAACTGAAGAATGAGAGTGGAAGCACTGAAGCTACTCTCAAGCTGGTAGTTCTAGGTGAGAGACCCCAAGTATTTTAGCGATGAGGCATAAGACAACTTTATGGGGGCCTTTAAGGCCTGCATGTGGTGTCACACATTTGGAAGCTGAAGCATAGAGAGCATATTTtttggtaaagataaagggacccctgaccattaggtccagtcgcagacgactctggggttgtggcacacatcttgctttactggccaagggagccggcatacagtttccgggtcatgtggccagcatgacaaagccacttctggcgaaccagagcagtgcacggaaacaccatttaccttcccaccggaacggcacctattaatctacttgcactttgatgtggtttcgaactgctaggttgtcaggagctgggactgagcaatgggagctcaccccatcacggggattcgaaccgctgaccttctgatcggcaagccctaggctctgtagtttagaccacagcaccacccgcatccctatttatTGGTACATTGTGTCTATAAGCAGGTAGTTGCAGCGCAGGGCATGCACCAATTTTGATTAAGGttgaagacagacagacagacacagagagagagagagagagagagagagaggttgctcATAGCACAGAAAGTGCCTTTTGATAATAATGCTTGTCTCTAGCATatcagaaaataaaacatttttgccCCTCCCTGCTTGCTCTCTTACTTGATTATTACTGCTGCCTCCTCCTGTTGGAAATCACAGTGCCTACTGCAGGTTCGTTGAGATGGAAGCAGCCCAGCATCCTCCCATTCAAGCACCATGGCTGCAGAGCACTCCATTTCCCATGTGAAACCAGAAGTGGTAGCAGCAGTAATGTGTGGACAGGGACAAGAACGATATATTAACATTAGTATGCTACTGATAAATAGTATAAGAAAAAGTGCTGACAGATCATTTTTCTAGCactgcataagaagagccttgctggatcagatttGTTATCccacttcccacagtggccagctagcGTCAGGTacctctgggaagctcagaagcaggacatgagggcAATAACCCTCTCCTACTTTTgtttcccaggaactggtattcagaggcatgctaccTATCATCCCGGAAGTAAGATATAGCCATCACACAAACTAGAAGTCATTGTGAGCTCTCTTTTGATATTGCATCTGTCTCAACCTAAAACTTCTATCCACAAAACGTGAATCCTTGCATTTATCTTGTCCACTTAACTCAAAAGATATGGCAACCATGCCAATACCAAGCAGACACAAAAGACCTTTTTCCATAAGCTCTGTTTTGCTCCTCCATGCAGATAAGCCTCAACCACCAATGGGACCCATCGAAGTTGTGGACTGCTCCACAAATAGTATAACTATCCAGTGGAAGCCCCCCAAAGACGATGGTGGCAAACCAATCCAGAGTTATATTATTGAGAGGCAGCAGGTTGGCAGAAagacctgggtgaccttgggtaaGACCGATGGAAGCAGCACTGTCTTCACCACCAACAAAGTGGAACATG
The Podarcis raffonei isolate rPodRaf1 chromosome 6, rPodRaf1.pri, whole genome shotgun sequence DNA segment above includes these coding regions:
- the IGFN1 gene encoding immunoglobulin-like and fibronectin type III domain-containing protein 1 isoform X16 — protein: MAGRRGVKTLKRSAVPGVTITQFVEDIPKGCSTPDFERKPITLTLQEGKNAIFRAVVKGEPQPEVFWKRNNEAVDDPQKYQISFSPATNEFILQVNKITADDADLYRCTAVNEYGEATCTAGLKIIQVGFKKKAKPTSSAPQTDLKKELQDFRKTLKKRTPSSAPKKEMDMEQIWQLLLNADKKDYEKICLKYGIVDFRGMLRKLQEMKKEREDKQAQYLLNLRNLRHVRVNEVQGNASFDLEMELKNPESRIYLYKDGQMINFGFDSENTKHCLRQVGKKYNFIINDLQPEDAGVYQIKVEDVDVFSTELEAESIPVSFRYPLGEVRCHEQGNAVFQCTLYEPCSNATWLHRDRILESNDKYEISVSEDGLTHRLIIKNTQASDKGTYTIDIGDRSSSAWLEVESKGKRKQTEGDSDDITGWRKKQLDEDRAKKLRQGQGRDEQDGQYKNGQAGEGESYGSLGKDGSLGRGGANRDGKMGQFAGVGTDMGGGHEFSGFAGGSSEHMGHTGNGAGGGMGGLGGMGSLHGKDAMLGGTGTGSGGAGGLQTSGGSTLNGASGPGAGFGGAGGVGGLYGKDGMVGGAGAGGVGGLYGKDGMLGGAGAGGAGSAGREGGLYGKDGMLGGGGGAGGVGGLYGKDGMLGGAGAGGAGGAGGAGGLYGKDGMLGGAGAGGAGGLYGKDGMLAGAGAGGAGGAGVGGFYGKDGMLGGAGAGGAGGAGGAGGAGGAGGLYGKDGMLGGAGAGGAGGLYGKDGMLAGAGAGGAGGAGVGGFYGKDGMLGGAGAGGAGGAGAGGAGGFGGLYGKDGMLGGAGAGGATGAGGVGGLYGKDGMLGGAGAGGPGGAGGVGGTYGKDGMLGGAGTEGAGGVGGLYGKDGFLGGAGGLDGAGGVGGLCGKDGLPIGAGQLGGAGGVGGLYGKDGFLGSGGAGGMGGAGGVGGPYGKDGMLGRTGPDGPGGAGGVGGLYGKDGMLGGAGAGGPGGIGGVGGVGGAGGVGGLYGKDGMLGGAGAGGPGGAGGVGGLYGKDGMLGGAGAGGPGGAGGVGGLYGKDGMLGGAGAGRVGGAGGVGGLYGKDGMLGGAGAGGPGGAGGVGGLYGKDGMLGGAGIGGPGGTGGVGGLYGKDGMLDGAGAGGPGGAGGVGGLYGKDGVLGGAGAGGVGGLYGKDGVLGGAGAGAGAGAGGPGGTGGVGGLYGQDGVLGGAGAGGLGGTGGVGGLYDKDGVLGGAGAGGPGGAGGVGGLHGKDGMLAGTAAGGPGGAGGAGGAGGVGGLYGKDGMLGGAGGAGGVGGLYGKDGVLTGAGAGAGGPGGAGGVGGAGGVGGLYGKDGMLGGAGAGGLGGAGGAGGVGGLYGKDGMLGGAGAGGPGGAGGIGGLYGKDGMPSRPGIGGLGGAGGTDRLLDSTGVSGAEGMRGHHGKDGVLPGVGGVGLRGVGSTGDLYGQASTLHGTEGGGAGTELGGMGGMMDRTGGAGTKYGVSGEGYGEGGIGKDGRVSGTGAGGLSGEGWLDGRDGRLGGFGVGPGVRGVDGSLYENMSGIPGEEFLGYGQSSGLSDAGTHAGDRRRQLSNLDASQLTSSDISRTRDRKGRGGSLLEEDVRESHPRFNQGLFDLHAPKGKPAVLTCSLNNDQLEGTWFKDGFKITGQDGISIEKEGPVHKLLIDEVQDSHAGKYKFEAGGVRTEASIFVEDPPNVDSALLEKLKKEPIVVKAGKNAIVKIPFEGRKPVRSTWLKDEGELLDDARISTDYSDNFTRLSISSANRKDCGDYKVKLKNESGSTEATLKLVVLDKPQPPMGPIEVVDCSTNSITIQWKPPKDDGGKPIQSYIIERQQVGRKTWVTLGKTDGSSTVFTTNKVEHDKSYYFKVRAVNAEGTSEALESDEVMAATKAFPGPPAPPKIVSTSKGAVTLSWAAPHKTGNSRILGYRIEKCKKGSNSWTPVTDVPITDRKYTVTDLKEGLLYEFRVAAINAAGAGDVSAPSEAAFARDPMKPPGAVRDLKVISTDYCSISLSWTKPEAEEESHAKGYIIEMRHTDTLKWTQCNSLPIPITTYTVRGLKAREMYFLRVRAVNDGGFGEPVELDTCVQAVPPTVPPKLLVKDTTKSFMIVKAGDAIRVRIPFEASPPLEVVWLKDGLTLPAKATIATREGLSQLIIPGADFSDSGHYSITLQTERGNKETFSFLVQVLDVPESPGPIQLIEKVPDTVTLIWEPSPTEKREGTLNYMVMRRDSYKGSWQLVSDLIYTNKCTVSNFVPGREYYFRVQAKNCMGISEPSETVQPWIIHREKGKFAVRSPKYKGVNQSQPPRFLVPLKPHVVTLGFDCHMSCAVTGYPVPQVMWYKDGKNISQDPTFFSKNDFGVCSLVILGVTASDGGQYKVVAINELGQAVSKAEVTIKEPAF
- the IGFN1 gene encoding immunoglobulin-like and fibronectin type III domain-containing protein 1 isoform X34, whose protein sequence is MAGRRGVKTLKRSAVPGVTITQFVEDIPKGCSTPDFERKPITLTLQEGKNAIFRAVVKGEPQPEVFWKRNNEAVDDPQKYQISFSPATNEFILQVNKITADDADLYRCTAVNEYGEATCTAGLKIIQVGFKKKAKPTSSAPQTDLKKELQDFRKTLKKRTPSSAPKKEMDMEQIWQLLLNADKKDYEKICLKYGIVDFRGMLRKLQEMKKEREDKQAQYLLNLRNLRHVRVNEVQGNASFDLEMELKNPESRIYLYKDGQMINFGFDSENTKHCLRQVGKKYNFIINDLQPEDAGVYQIKVEDVDVFSTELEAESIPVSFRYPLGEVRCHEQGNAVFQCTLYEPCSNATWLHRDRILESNDKYEISVSEDGLTHRLIIKNTQASDKGTYTIDIGDRSSSAWLEVESKGKRKQTEGDSDDITGWRKKQLDEDRAKKLRQGQGRDEQDGQYKNGQAGEGESYGSLGKDGSLGRGGANRDGKMGQFAGVGTDMGGGHEFSGFAGGSSEHMGHTGNGAGGGMGGLGGMGSLHGKDAMLGGTGTGSGGAGGLQTSGGSTLNGASGPGAGFGGAGGVGGLYGKDGMVGGAGAGGVGGLYGKDGMLGGAGAGGAGSAGREGGLYGKDGMLGGGGGAGGVGGLYGKDGMLGGAGAGGVGGAGGPGSAGGVGGLYGKDGMLGGAGGAGGAGGPGSAGGVGGLYGKDGMLGGAGAGGAGGFGGLYGKDGMLGGAGAGGATGAGGVGGLYGKDGMLGGAGAGGPGGAGGVGGTYGKDGMLGGAGTEGAGGVGGLYGKDGFLGGAGGLDGAGGVGGLCGKDGLPIGAGQLGGAGGVGGLYGKDGFLGSGGAGGMGGAGGVGGPYGKDGMLGRTGPDGPGGAGGVGGLYGKDGMLGGAGAGGPGGIGGVGGVGGAGGVGGLYGKDGMLGGAGAGGPGGAGGVGGLYGKDGMLGGAGAGGPGGAGGVGGLYGKDGMLGGAGAGRVGGAGGVGGLYGKDGMLGGAGAGGPGGAGGVGGLYGKDGMLGGAGIGGPGGTGGVGGLYGKDGMLDGAGAGGPGGAGGVGGLYGKDGVLGGAGAGGVGGLYGKDGVLGGAGAGAGAGAGGPGGTGGVGGLYGQDGVLGGAGAGGLGGTGGVGGLYDKDGVLGGAGAGGPGGAGGVGGLHGKDGMLAGTAAGGPGGAGGAGGAGGVGGLYGKDGMLGGAGGAGGVGGLYGKDGVLTGAGAGAGGPGGAGGVGGAGGVGGLYGKDGMLGGAGAGGLGGAGGAGGVGGLYGKDGMLGGAGAGGPGGAGGIGGLYGKDGMPSRPGIGGLGGAGGTDRLLDSTGVSGAEGMRGHHGKDGVLPGVGGVGLRGVGSTGDLYGQASTLHGTEGGGAGTELGGMGGMMDRTGGAGTKYGVSGEGYGEGGIGKDGRVSGTGAGGLSGEGWLDGRDGRLGGFGVGPGVRGVDGSLYENMSGIPGEEFLGYGQSSGLSDAGTHAGDRRRQLSNLDASQLTSSDISRTRDRKGRGGSLLEEDVRESHPRFNQGLFDLHAPKGKPAVLTCSLNNDQLEGTWFKDGFKITGQDGISIEKEGPVHKLLIDEVQDSHAGKYKFEAGGVRTEASIFVEDPPNVDSALLEKLKKEPIVVKAGKNAIVKIPFEGRKPVRSTWLKDEGELLDDARISTDYSDNFTRLSISSANRKDCGDYKVKLKNESGSTEATLKLVVLDKPQPPMGPIEVVDCSTNSITIQWKPPKDDGGKPIQSYIIERQQVGRKTWVTLGKTDGSSTVFTTNKVEHDKSYYFKVRAVNAEGTSEALESDEVMAATKAFPGPPAPPKIVSTSKGAVTLSWAAPHKTGNSRILGYRIEKCKKGSNSWTPVTDVPITDRKYTVTDLKEGLLYEFRVAAINAAGAGDVSAPSEAAFARDPMKPPGAVRDLKVISTDYCSISLSWTKPEAEEESHAKGYIIEMRHTDTLKWTQCNSLPIPITTYTVRGLKAREMYFLRVRAVNDGGFGEPVELDTCVQAVPPTVPPKLLVKDTTKSFMIVKAGDAIRVRIPFEASPPLEVVWLKDGLTLPAKATIATREGLSQLIIPGADFSDSGHYSITLQTERGNKETFSFLVQVLDVPESPGPIQLIEKVPDTVTLIWEPSPTEKREGTLNYMVMRRDSYKGSWQLVSDLIYTNKCTVSNFVPGREYYFRVQAKNCMGISEPSETVQPWIIHREKGKFAVRSPKYKGVNQSQPPRFLVPLKPHVVTLGFDCHMSCAVTGYPVPQVMWYKDGKNISQDPTFFSKNDFGVCSLVILGVTASDGGQYKVVAINELGQAVSKAEVTIKEPAF